TCCCGCTGTTCCCGCTGTTCCCGCTGTTCCCGCTGTTCCTGCTGTTCCTGCGGCTGCGTGTCGGCCCGGCCCGGCCAGTCCCGTGGCGCGGCCTCGGCGGGTAACGCGGCGGCCGCCACGGGCAGGCCGGCTCCGGCGGCGGCCGCCGCGCGCAGGAAGGTACGGCGGTCGAGTGCGGGGTTCCGCATCGGGTGGTGTCCTCTCCGGGTGCCTGCGGCGGCCGCGGGCCGCGCACCGCCACCCGAGAACACGCGCCGGGCGACGGTTTCGGACCGCACCGCCACCCCCGGACCGCCGGACGCCGGAAGAACGAGGACGGAGGTACCCAGGGCGGGTACCTCCGTCGGTCACCGCCCGGCGCTACCGGGCGCAGATCACCGACACGAACTCGGCGACCCGGGCCTGCGGCATGCCGCGGGCGATGTCCGCCTCGCTGATCATCCCGACCAGCTCGTGCTCCGGATGGTTGATCACCGGCAGCCGCCGCACCCGGTACTGCTCCATGACCCGGAGCACCTGCTCGGTGTCCTCGTCGTCCTCCACCACCATCGGGCGGCCCTGGGCGAGTTCACCGGCCTCGACCTGGCTGGGGTCACGCCCTTCGGCGACGCACTTCAGCACGATGTCGCGGTCGGTGAGAATGCCCAGCAGCTTCTGCTTGTCGCCGCAGATGGGGAGCGCCCCGACGTCCCGCTCCCGCATGATCCTGGCCGCGTCGGCGAGTGTGTCGTGCTCGCCGACACACTCCGCCCCCGCGTGCATGATGTCGCCGGCTCTGGTCATGGTCAGGCCTCCTGCCGTAACTGCCCACTCCCCCGCTCCCACTCGTGGCCCCCGCTCCCACTCGCGGCCCCTTGCTCCCATCGTGGTCCGGCCCCGGCCGGGGCGCCACCGGGCGTCACTGTTCGCGGGCGTGGTCCGGCCCGGAGCCGTCCCCGCCGTCCACCCGCGGGACGTCGACAGCCGTCCGCTCCTCCTTCGGGACCCGCGCCAACAGCTCCTCCAGCGGGGGCAGTTCCAGCTGCTCGACGCCCCGGCGGGCCGCCTCGACGGCTTCGACCGCCTCCACCACCCCCGGCTGCCCGTCGCCTTCGGCCTCGCCCGCCGGCGCCGCCCGGACGTTGGCGGCCGTCGCGCTGTCGAGGAAGCGCAGCAGCTCTACCGGGAACGGCAGCACCAGGGTCGAGTTCTTCTCCGCCGCGACCTCCACCACCGTCTGCAGCAGACGCAGTTGGAGGGCCGCCGGGGTCGCGCTCATCACCGCGGCCGCCTCCGACAGCCGGGCCGAGGCCTGGAACTCGCCGTCCGCCGTGATGATCCGGGCCCGCCGCTCCCGCTCGGCCTCCGCCTGCCTGGACATCGAGCGCTTCATCGACTCCGGCAGCGCCACGTCCTTGATCTCCACCCGGTCGATCTCGACGCCCCAGCCCAGGGCCGGGGTGTCCAGCATCAGCTCCAGGCCCTGGTTGATCGGCTCGCGGTTGGCCAGCAGGTCGTCCAGCTCGCTCTTGCCGATGATCGAACGCAGCGAGGTCTGGGCGACCTGGGAGATCGCGAAGCCGTAGTCCTGGACGTTGACGACCGCGCGGACGGGGTCGAGCACCCTGAAGTACACCACCGCGTCCACCCGTACGGTCACGTTGTCGCGGGTGATGCCCTCCTGGGCCGGGATCGGCATCGTGACGATCTGCACGTTCACCTTGTGCAGGCGGTCGGCGACCGGCATCAGCATCACCAGCCCCGGATCGCGCACCTGTGCGCGCACCCGCCCGAACCGGAACACCACGCCGCGCTGGAACTGCTGGACCACCCGGAAGCTCAGCCCGGCCCACAGACCCGCTGCCGCCACCGCCCCCAGCACCACATCGATAATCAGCATCGCCGCCACCTCAGGCACCCGACCGCCCCGGCCCGATCGGGGTGGGACCGGGCTGACGATCGCCGGAACAGCCGCCTTCCACGCTACGCCTGCGCGGGCACCGCCGGAACGGGCGCCGGCCGCGCTCCCCCGGGCGGGGCGACGATCCCCGGCGGCCGGCGCGCCCGCCTAGGATCGAGGGCATGCCGGACCAGCCCCAGCCCGCGCGCCGCACCACCGCCGCCGGCCCGTCGCGGCCGGCCCGCCCGGCGCACCGCCCGGCGGCGGACCGGACAGGCCGACCGGACGCCCCGGAGCACCTCGCACATCCGGAACACCCCGAGCACCCCGAGCACCCCGAGCACCCCGCACATCCCGAGGTCACCGCGGCCGCCGCCACGAACCTGGCCGTCCTGGACGCCGCCGTCACGGACTGCCGGGCCTGCCCCCGGCTGGTCTCCTGGCGCGAGGAGGCGGCCCGCACCAAGCGGAAGTCCTACCTGGACTGGGACTACTGGGCCCGGCCGATCCCCGGGTTCGGCCCGGCCGACGCCCCGCTCGTCCTGGTCGGCCTCGCGCCCGCCGCCCACGGCGCCAACCGCACCGGCCGGATCTTCACCGGGGACCCCTCCGGAGACCTGCTCTACGCCGAGCTGCACCGCCTGGGCCTGGCCTCCCGCCCCGAGTCCGTCCGGCTCGGCGACGGCCTGGAACTGTACGGCGTACGGATCACCGACCCCGTCCGCTGCGCCCCGCCCGACAACCGGCCCACCCCGGCCGAACGCGACACCTGCCGGCCGTGGATCGCCCGCGAGCTGACGCTGCTGCGCCCGCACGTCCGGGCCGTGGTCGCACTCGGCGGGTTCGCCTGGCAGGCGCTGCTCCCGGCGCTGGCCGCGGCCGGCTGGCAGCTGCCCCGGCCCCGCCCGGTGTTCGGCCACGGCGCGCACGTCAGCCTGCCGGCCGCCGACGGCGGGCCGCCACTGGAGCTGCACGGCTGCTACCACGTCAGCCCACGCAACACCTTCACCGGCCGGCTGACGCCCGCGATGCTCCGCGACGTCCTGCGCACGGCGGCCCGAGGGGCCGGCCTGGACCCGTCCCCGGAGCCGTAGGAGCCCCTTCCCGGGGCGTCGGGCAGGTCAGCCGAAGCGGGGCAGGCGCCGCCCGGCCGCGCGGGCCCAGACCTCCGGCAGCCGCTCCCGGGCGGCCGCCGCCGCGGCCAGCTGCCGGGCGTACAGGACGCCGTACGCGAAGGCATCGGCGCACCCCTGGTCCCCGCCCGTACCCGTGTCCGCACCCGTCACCGTTCCCGGGTCCGTGCCCGCGGCCAGGTCGCGCAGGGCGGCGGCGGCCACCACCGCGTCCTGGTGCTCGCCGAGCAGCTCCTGGACGGCCTTCATCCGCTGCGCGTACCGGCGGGCGGCCTCACCGGCCACCGGCTCGGCGGTCTCCGCCGCGTACCGGGCCCGCTTCGCCGCCTTGCGGGCCTCGTGCAGCGCGGTATCGCCGTCCGGCCCGGGCCCGGCCGCCAGGGCGGTCCGGACCCGATCGGCCGTCCGGCGCTGCTCGCGGGCGGCGATCCGGGAGAACTCGGGCACGGCGGCCCGCCCGGCCCGGCCGCGCAGCGGCGGATCGGCCAGCAGCGCGGCCAGGTCCGCCCCCAGGGCCCGGCGCCGGGTGCTGTCCAGGGCCGCGACGACCTCCGGCCGGAGGCGATCCCCCTCCCGCCGGAACCACGCGGCGAGCCGGCCGGCCGTCCGCTCCGGGCGGCAGTCCGGCGGCAGTGCGCGGGCGTCGGCCAGCAGCCGCTCGCCCAGCACCTCGCGGTCGCGGGCCTGCCCCAGCACCGCGCCGAGCCACTTCAGCTCGGTGGCCAGCTCCCGTGCCGGGCCCTCGGCGAACAGCCGCCGGTAGGTCTGCAGCGCGCTGCGCAGCCGTCGGCAGGCGACCCGCATCCGGTGCACGGCGTCCGGTTCGTCCGCCCGCACCGCCGGTTCGAGCGCGGCGAGCACCTCGGCCTGGGCGGCCAACCGGGCCAGCACGACGGCGCCGATCGTGGTCGCCGGTGCGGTGGTCGCGGGTGCCGGCACCTGGTCACCCCCTCGCGGGTCGACCGGACCGGCCGGCGACCCGGCCGGTCCGAAGCTCTGGCCTCCAGCCTAGAACCCACCCGGCGACGGTGGCGGACCGACGGCCGGGAGCAGGGCGGCGGGAGCCGCCCGGCCGGGGCTCAGGGCCGCAGCTGGATCGCCAGCGACAGGGTGTAGCCGACGAGCATGCCGAACAGGCCGACCGCCGTGGCGTGCCGCGCGCTGAACGGCAGACCCGCCAGGGACGGGTAGACCAGGACGGCGCAGCCGGCCGCCAGGTCGGCCGCGTACAGGCCGACCGGCGGCACCACCTGGGTGCTGTGGGCGGCCCAGCCGGTGGCCACCAGGAACCCGGTCAGCAGCACGAAGCCGGACAGCAGGCCGCCGCCGATGGTGGACAGCACCGGGTGCGGGCCGTCCGCCTCCTCGCCCTCGGGAAGGGCGGGGCGCAGCCGCTGGGCGACGGCCAGGCTGATCAGGGCCACGGTCGCTGCCGCGAGGGCTCCGACGATCGGGGCGGGGTTCATCTGCGACTCCTGGTGACGGGTTGGAAGATCGCGGCGAGTGCCGCGGGTACGAGGACGGTGACGAGCAGGACGACGGACAGCACCACCGGGTCCAGCACGGGTTCCGGCGCCACGGCGAGCGGCGGCGGGGGCGCCGGGACGGCGGTGCCCGCGATCGGTGTGGCCACCGGCGGGGGCGGGAGCAGGGTCGGTGCGGGCGGGGCGGCCACCACGACGGCCTTGGCCTTGGCGGGCTTCACCGGGACGGGCGCGGCCGGCGTCGGCGCGGCCTTGACCGGCTCCGGCGCCGCCGCCTTCACCGGTGGTGGCGGTGGCGGTGGCGGAGGTGACGGCGGGTCGGGCGGTGGCGGAGGCGGCGGCACGGGCGGGTCCGGCGGATGGACCACCGGTGGCAGCGGGGGATCGGGCTTGGGCGGCGGGCAGGGTGGTGGTGGCGGGCAGGGCGGCGGGGGCGGCGGCGGCTTGCAGGGGGGCGCCGGCACGTGCGGAGGATGTGGGAGGTGCGGCGGGTGGCCGTCGTGCGGGGGGCTGCCGTCGTGCGAGGGGTGACCGTCGTGCGGCGGGTTCGGGTTCTCCGGGTGCGGGTCCGGCGGGTGGTGCTGGTCGTGGGACGGGTGGCCGTCCTGCGGCGGGTGGTGGTCGTCCGGGTGGTCGTCCTGATGCTCCGCGGGGTGCTCCGTGGCGTGCGGTCCGGAAGGCCCCTGGGGGCCGTGCGGAGCACCGGTCGGGTGGGTCGGGTGCGCGGGCGCGGAGTGCTCCGAAGAGTGGGCGGGCTGCGGCAGTTGGGGGGCCTGGGAGGCCTGCGGCGAGTGAGCGGCGTTGTCCATCGGCTGATTCTGCAACCGCCCTGAGAGCGGCCCGGTGTCGATCACCCGGATTCGCGGCCGAAACCGCCCCAGGAGTGAAGCCGCGGCACCCCGGTGACGAACGGGTACCCGAGACTGCGACACCCGTACGTCCCAGGGCGGCCGTTGCGCGGGACGGCCTCGTGCCGCCGGCCGGTCGCATGGCATACTCCCGAACATGACGACCAGCCACGCGACGAGGGCCCTGCGGGCAGCGGTGTTCACCGCGCTCGCCGTGCCGCTCTCCGCGGCCGGCCAGGTCGTCGTCACCGGCCGCCCGCTGCCGCTGGGCCTGCTGGCCGGCGCGACCGTGGTGGTCTTCCTGGCCGCCGCCGCACTGGCCGGCGCCGAGCGGGGGCTGCTGCACATCTCGGCGGTGCTGGTCCCCGTCGAGCTGCTGCTGAACACCACCTTCAACCTCGGCCAGACGACCTGTGCGCCGGCCTTCGGCGCCGGCCACGGCCCGGTCCACGGGATGAACCTGCTGGTCTGCGGCGGCGGTTCGCTGGACGGCTCGTTCCTCCCCGGCCCGCTCGGCCGCACCGGCCCGGTCGCCCCCGCCGCCGCCCAGCTGTTCCTGCTGCTGGTCCACCTGCTGGTGGCCGTCGTCGCGGCCGTCTGGCTCCGGCTGGGCGACGCCGCGCTGAGCGGTCTGGCGAGCGCGCTGCGCGCCCTGCGCGAGTCGCTCGGCGGTCCGCTCCGGCGGCTGCTGCTGCTCGCGCCGGTGCCGGCCCGCCCCGTCCGGCTGGTCCCGCTGCCGGTCCCGGACCTTCCGCGACCGCGCCACCAGGACGTTCTGCGCGGCCCGGCCCCCCGACGCGGCCCGCCGGCCTTCGCGCCCGCCGCCTGAGACCGTCCGCCGTCCCTGCCCGGCTCCCCCGGGCACGCCCGGACGACGGTGCCCCGGCGACGCGCCCACCCCGGCCGTCCAGAGCATCCACCGCCCGGCCCCCGCGCCGCCCGCCCGCACCCGCCCTCCGGCGGTGCGCCCCGGGCCGCGGCCGCCCGCGCCGCATCCGTCCAGGAGTCGACCCGATGTCCAAGAGCCCGATGCCCCAGAGCCCGATGTCCAGCAGCCCGATGTCCGACAGCCCGATCCGGCCCGCCGCCGGCGACCCGGCCGAGCAGCGGAGCACCGCGCCGGGCAGCGCCCAGCAGCTCCCGCCGCAGAACCCGCACCGCGCCTCCCTGCCGACGGCCCGCGAGCGCATCCAGGAGGCCCACCGCCTGGAGGCCAGGTCCGCCCGGACCCGCCGGCGGATCGTGACGGGCGCCGCGATCGTCGCGGTGCTGGCCCTGGCCGGCGGCACCGCCCTGGCGATCGGCACCGCGGGCGGCGGCGCCAAGGCCGTCCCGGCCGCCGCCGGCGACCCGGCCAGGACCGCCGGCCCGGCCGGCCCGCTGGTGGTGCCGGCCAACACCTCCGGCCCGGACGGCACCGTGATCACCTACGGGAAGCCGGACGCCGCGCACACGCTGCAGGTGTTCGAGGACTTCCGCTGCCCCGTCTGCAAGACCTTCGAGAAGGCGCACGGCAAGGCCGTCCAGCAGCTCGCGGACGACGGTACCTACAAGATCGAGTACCACCTGGCCGCCTTCCTGGACGTCAATCTCGGCGGCCGGGGCTCGCGCACCGCGCTGGCCGCCGCCGGGGCCGCGGCCAACGAAGGCGTGGACAAGTTCAAGCAGTTCCACGACGTGCTCTACGCCAACCAGCCCGAGGAGCGCGAGGACGGCTTCGGGGACGTCAACCGGATCCTCGCGCTGGCCGAGCAGGTCCCGGGGCTGAAGACCGAGGCCTTCACCAAGGCCGTCACCGAGGGCACCTACGCGCCGTGGGCGGCCAAGGTGGCCGAGGCGTTCAACTCCAGCGGGGTGACCGGCACGCCGACCGTCAAGCTCGACGGCAGGCCGGTCAAGCTGGCCGACAGCAGCGGCCGGCCCCTGACGGCCGAGCAGCTCACCGCCCAGCTGCGGCAGGCCGCCGGCGCCCGGTGAGCCGGCGGGCGGTCACCGCCCGCCCGTCGCGTACGGCCCGCCGTCGGCCGGGCGACCGCTGACCGCCGACGCGGACGCGTACCGCACCACCGGTACCGGCCCGGCCTCTCCCGGCCGGGCCGGACCGGTCCCCGCCGTGCCCACCGGAGTTCCACACCCACTGGAGTCCGTCCCGATGACCGTCCTGTCCGCACACCCCGCCCACCCCGCGCGTCCTGAGCGCCCCGCCGCCCCGGCCCGGGGCCCGGTGCCGGCCGGCCGGGCCCTCGCCCTGCTGCTGACGCTGGCCGGCCTCGTCGGCCTGGTCGCCTCGGCCGTCCTGACCTTCGACAAGATCCGCCTGCTGTCGGACCCTTCGTACATTCCGAGCTGCAACATCAACCCGGTCGTCAGCTGCGGTTCGGTGATGCGCACCGCGCAGGCCGAGGTCTTCGGGTTCCCCAACCCGCTGCTGGGCATCGCCGCCTTCGCGGTGCTCCTCGCCGTCGGCGCCGGGTCGCTGGCCGGAGCCGCGTTCCGGCGCTGGTTCTGGCTCGGGCTGCAGCTGGGCTCGGTGCTCGGCCTGGCCTTCACCCACTGGCTGATCGTCCAGGCGCTCTACCGGATCGGCGCCCTGTGCCCGTACTGCATGGTCGTCTGGGCCGTCACGATCGCCCTGTTCTGGTACCTCACCCTGCACAACCTGCGGACCGGTACCGTCCCCCTCCCCGCCCGCCTGCACCCGGTCGTCCGGGAGGCCGTCCGCTACCACTGGGTGGTGCCCGCCCTCTGGTACGCGGTGATCGCGCTGATGATCCTCAACCGGTTCTGGTACTACTGGCGAACGTTGGTGTAGGACGCTCCAGCGCCAGGCGTCCGGGGCCGGTCACCGGTCCACCGGGCGCTCGGCGGACCGGGCGGGCCGGCCAGGTCGGCGGGCCGGTCACCGGGCGGGTCCCGTGCTGCCGGCCCGCGTATGGCGGTTGGCGGGGCGGGGCAGGCCGAGCAGTCCGCGCAGGGTGTCGGCCTCGTAGGCGGTACGGAACGCCCGGCGTCGCCGGAGCTCGGGCACCAGGCCGCCGGTGATGGCGGCGAGGTCGTGCGGCAGCACGCCCGGCCGCAGCCGGAACCCGTCCAGTCCGGCCTCCTGCCACTCCAGCAGCAGGTCGGCCAACTCGCCGGGGGTACCGGTGAAGACCGCCGCGTCCGAGCCGAACACGCTGCCGTCCACCTCGTCCAGCCGGCGCTTGCGCTCGGCGGCCCGGCCCGGTTCCGCGTCCAGGAGGACCACCAGGTCGGCGAAGGCCTTGATCCGCTCCCCCGCCGGCCGGCCGGACCGCTGCCGCGCCCGGCCGAACCCGCCGAGCCTGGTGACGGCGTCCGCGCGGGACTGCGGCGTGATGATCACGACGTCGGCCCCGGCGGCGGCCAGCTCGTACGGCGTGCTCGCGTGGGCGAGGACGGCCACCACCGGCTGGCCCTGCGGCGGGCGCGGGGTGATCGACGGGCCCCGGACGCGGAAGTGCCGGCCCTCGAAGTCGATGTGGTGCACCTTGTCACGGTCGATGAAGCGCCCTGTCGGGGCGTCCCGGATCTCCGCGTCGTCCTCCCAGCTGTCCCAGAGCCGGCGGACCACCTCGACCACCTCGCCCGCCTCGCCGAACAGTTCACGCAGTCGCGCGGCGATCAGCTCGGAGTCGAGGACGTCCTCAGGGGTCAGCTGGGGGGTGGTCCGCCGCCCGAAGTGGGCCGCATCGGCCGCTCGCGAGGTGATCTGCGGACGCCAGCCGGCCCGGCCCCGGCTCGCGTGGTCCAGGGAGGCGATGCCGACGGCCAGGTGGAACGGCTCGGTGTGGGTGACGTTGGTGGTCGGGACCAGGCCGATGTGCGAGGTCAGCGGGGCCAGCGCGGCCGCCAGCAGGACGGCGTCCAGCCGGCCCCTGACGTGGTCGGTCCGGTCGTCCGGCAGGTGGAAGGCCGAGGTCTGCAGGCCGAGGGTGTCCTCGAAGGTGACGAAGTCGAGCAGGCCGCGCTCGGCCTCGGTGACCAGGTCGGCCCAGTACCGGGCGGTCAGGATCTCGGCGGGCCGGGCCCCCGGTTCCCGCCAGGACGCCGGGTGCCAGCCGGTGCCGTCCAGCGCGACCGCGAGGTGGAGCCGTGTCACGATGCCTCCTTCTCGGTGCGT
The sequence above is a segment of the Kitasatospora sp. NBC_00240 genome. Coding sequences within it:
- a CDS encoding CBS domain-containing protein yields the protein MTRAGDIMHAGAECVGEHDTLADAARIMRERDVGALPICGDKQKLLGILTDRDIVLKCVAEGRDPSQVEAGELAQGRPMVVEDDEDTEQVLRVMEQYRVRRLPVINHPEHELVGMISEADIARGMPQARVAEFVSVICAR
- a CDS encoding slipin family protein encodes the protein MLIIDVVLGAVAAAGLWAGLSFRVVQQFQRGVVFRFGRVRAQVRDPGLVMLMPVADRLHKVNVQIVTMPIPAQEGITRDNVTVRVDAVVYFRVLDPVRAVVNVQDYGFAISQVAQTSLRSIIGKSELDDLLANREPINQGLELMLDTPALGWGVEIDRVEIKDVALPESMKRSMSRQAEAERERRARIITADGEFQASARLSEAAAVMSATPAALQLRLLQTVVEVAAEKNSTLVLPFPVELLRFLDSATAANVRAAPAGEAEGDGQPGVVEAVEAVEAARRGVEQLELPPLEELLARVPKEERTAVDVPRVDGGDGSGPDHAREQ
- a CDS encoding uracil-DNA glycosylase, which gives rise to MPDQPQPARRTTAAGPSRPARPAHRPAADRTGRPDAPEHLAHPEHPEHPEHPEHPAHPEVTAAAATNLAVLDAAVTDCRACPRLVSWREEAARTKRKSYLDWDYWARPIPGFGPADAPLVLVGLAPAAHGANRTGRIFTGDPSGDLLYAELHRLGLASRPESVRLGDGLELYGVRITDPVRCAPPDNRPTPAERDTCRPWIARELTLLRPHVRAVVALGGFAWQALLPALAAAGWQLPRPRPVFGHGAHVSLPAADGGPPLELHGCYHVSPRNTFTGRLTPAMLRDVLRTAARGAGLDPSPEP
- a CDS encoding CHAD domain-containing protein — translated: MPAPATTAPATTIGAVVLARLAAQAEVLAALEPAVRADEPDAVHRMRVACRRLRSALQTYRRLFAEGPARELATELKWLGAVLGQARDREVLGERLLADARALPPDCRPERTAGRLAAWFRREGDRLRPEVVAALDSTRRRALGADLAALLADPPLRGRAGRAAVPEFSRIAAREQRRTADRVRTALAAGPGPDGDTALHEARKAAKRARYAAETAEPVAGEAARRYAQRMKAVQELLGEHQDAVVAAAALRDLAAGTDPGTVTGADTGTGGDQGCADAFAYGVLYARQLAAAAAARERLPEVWARAAGRRLPRFG
- a CDS encoding thioredoxin domain-containing protein, whose product is MSKSPMPQSPMSSSPMSDSPIRPAAGDPAEQRSTAPGSAQQLPPQNPHRASLPTARERIQEAHRLEARSARTRRRIVTGAAIVAVLALAGGTALAIGTAGGGAKAVPAAAGDPARTAGPAGPLVVPANTSGPDGTVITYGKPDAAHTLQVFEDFRCPVCKTFEKAHGKAVQQLADDGTYKIEYHLAAFLDVNLGGRGSRTALAAAGAAANEGVDKFKQFHDVLYANQPEEREDGFGDVNRILALAEQVPGLKTEAFTKAVTEGTYAPWAAKVAEAFNSSGVTGTPTVKLDGRPVKLADSSGRPLTAEQLTAQLRQAAGAR
- a CDS encoding vitamin K epoxide reductase family protein — its product is MTVLSAHPAHPARPERPAAPARGPVPAGRALALLLTLAGLVGLVASAVLTFDKIRLLSDPSYIPSCNINPVVSCGSVMRTAQAEVFGFPNPLLGIAAFAVLLAVGAGSLAGAAFRRWFWLGLQLGSVLGLAFTHWLIVQALYRIGALCPYCMVVWAVTIALFWYLTLHNLRTGTVPLPARLHPVVREAVRYHWVVPALWYAVIALMILNRFWYYWRTLV
- a CDS encoding LLM class flavin-dependent oxidoreductase; protein product: MTRLHLAVALDGTGWHPASWREPGARPAEILTARYWADLVTEAERGLLDFVTFEDTLGLQTSAFHLPDDRTDHVRGRLDAVLLAAALAPLTSHIGLVPTTNVTHTEPFHLAVGIASLDHASRGRAGWRPQITSRAADAAHFGRRTTPQLTPEDVLDSELIAARLRELFGEAGEVVEVVRRLWDSWEDDAEIRDAPTGRFIDRDKVHHIDFEGRHFRVRGPSITPRPPQGQPVVAVLAHASTPYELAAAGADVVIITPQSRADAVTRLGGFGRARQRSGRPAGERIKAFADLVVLLDAEPGRAAERKRRLDEVDGSVFGSDAAVFTGTPGELADLLLEWQEAGLDGFRLRPGVLPHDLAAITGGLVPELRRRRAFRTAYEADTLRGLLGLPRPANRHTRAGSTGPAR